A region from the Leptotrichia sp. OH3620_COT-345 genome encodes:
- a CDS encoding uracil-DNA glycosylase yields MVNIGNDWDKVFEGEFDKEYYQKLRKFLINEYRTKRIYPKADEIFTAFKLTSYKDCKIVLLGQDPYHGLNQAHGLAFSVKKGVKLPPSLQNMYKEISAEYGYEMSNNGYLIPWAEQGVLLLNTALTVIAENANSHSKIGWEIFTDNVIEYLNEREEPLIFVLWGNNARSKKRLINMDRHYILEAAHPSPLSASRGFFGCGHFKKANEILKELGKEEINWKM; encoded by the coding sequence ATATAGGAAATGACTGGGATAAAGTTTTTGAGGGTGAATTTGATAAGGAATATTATCAGAAGTTGAGAAAGTTTCTTATAAATGAGTACAGGACTAAAAGAATATATCCTAAAGCTGATGAGATATTTACGGCATTTAAGCTTACAAGTTACAAGGATTGTAAAATAGTTCTTTTAGGGCAGGATCCTTATCACGGGTTAAATCAAGCTCACGGACTTGCGTTTTCAGTAAAAAAAGGAGTAAAGTTACCGCCGTCATTACAGAATATGTACAAGGAAATCAGTGCCGAATACGGATATGAAATGAGTAATAACGGATATTTGATTCCTTGGGCTGAACAGGGAGTGTTACTTTTAAATACCGCTCTTACTGTTATTGCTGAAAATGCAAATTCTCATTCAAAAATAGGTTGGGAAATATTTACCGATAATGTAATAGAATATTTGAACGAAAGAGAGGAACCGCTTATTTTCGTATTATGGGGAAATAATGCCAGAAGTAAGAAAAGACTTATAAACATGGACAGACATTATATTTTGGAAGCTGCTCATCCGAGTCCTCTTTCGGCAAGTAGAGGCTTTTTCGGGTGCGGACATTTTAAAAAAGCTAATGAAATATTGAAGGAGCTTGGAAAAGAAGAAATTAATTGGAAAATGTAA